In Excalfactoria chinensis isolate bCotChi1 chromosome 5, bCotChi1.hap2, whole genome shotgun sequence, a single genomic region encodes these proteins:
- the ANKRD13D gene encoding ankyrin repeat domain-containing protein 13D isoform X2: MARAADTFPLHRLVWHNRHQALDSALRSGTHDVELTDPRGRTPLELAVSLGHLESVRVLLRHNANVGRENANGWTVLQEAVSTGDPEIVQLVLQYRDYQRATRRLAGIPELLSKLRRASDFYVEMKWEFTSWVPLVSKVCPSDVYRVWKRGESLRVDTTLLGFEHMTWQRGRRSYIFKGEEEGAVVMEVDHDKQVVYTETLALALHEPDLLLAAMQPSEEHVAGRLTSPIVSTHLDTRNIAFERNKSGIWGWRSEKMEVVSGYEAKVPLAGPPHPLLQVYSASNVELVTKTRTEHLSDQDKSRTKGSRTPFHSFLGLAQQHSTHNGAPAPPAASPTNPTAITLEEYFDPHFDLEARNIGRPIEVSSKVQRFKATLWLCEQHPLSLAEQVTPIIDLMAISNAHFAKLRDFITLKLPPGFPVKIEIPLFHVLNARITFSNLCGCDQPLGSVRVCNPTQPPGARAAGPGGWPFPCEVEPAVFEVPPGYTVLGAGRSEPLRDEDDDLLQFAIQQSLLDAGTETEQVTVWEALTNARPGPRPPPYDEELERPGPDRRTPAPPPPTPATAASRSSCGWPWLCRSASRRSASGAGGRRTRSCSASCASRSPTSER; the protein is encoded by the exons ATGGCCCGCGCCGCAGACACCTTCCCGCTGCACCGCCTCGTGTGGCACAACCGGCACCAGGCGCTGGACAGTGCGCTGCGCTCCGGCACG CACGACGTGGAGCTGACGGACCCCCGTGGGCGGACCCCGCTGGAGCTGGCCGTGTCCCTGGGCCACCTGGAGTCGGTGCGGGTGCTGCTGCGGCACAACGCCAACGTGGGCCGGGAGAACGCCAACGGCTGGACGG tgctgcaggaggcagtgAGTACCGGAGATCCCGAGATAGTGCAGCTGGTGCTCCAGTACCGTGACTACCAGCGGGCAACGCGGCGGCTTGCTGGCATCCCCGAGCTGCTCAGCAAGCTGCGCCGG GCCTCTGACTTCTACGTGGAGATGAAGTGGGAATTTACCAGCTGGG tgcctcTGGTGTCCAAGGTGTGCCCCAGCGATGTGTACCGTGTCTGGAAACGGGGTGAGAGCCTGCGGGTCGACACCACGCTGCTGGGCTTTGAGCACATGACGTGGCAGCGGGGCCGCCGCAGCTACATCTTCAAGGGAGAAG AGGAGGGAGCGGTGGTGATGGAGGTGGACCACGACAAGCAGGTGGTGTACACTGAGACGCTGGCACTGGCCCTGCACGAGCCGgacctgctgctggcagccatgCAGCCCTCGGAGGAGCATGTGGCTGGGCGGCTGACATCACCCATCGTCTCCACGCACCTGGACACCAGGAACATTGCCTTTGAGCG GAACAAGTCAGGGATCTGGGGATGGCGCTCGGAGAAGATGGAGGTGGTCAGCGGCTATGAGGCCAAGGTGCCACTGGCAGG ACCACCTCATCCTCTCCTGCAGGTGTACAGCGCCAGCAATGTGGAGCTGGTCACCAAGACGAGGACAGAGCACCTCTCGGACCAGGACAAGTCCCGCACTAAAG GCTCCCGCACCCCCTTCCACTCCTTCCTGggcctggcacagcagcacagcactcacaATGGG GCACCCGCGCCCCCAGCCGCCAGCCCCACCAACCCCACGGCCATCACCCTGGAGGAGTACTTCGACCCACACTTTGACCTGGAGGCGCGCAACATCGGGCGCCCCATCGAGGTGTCCAGCAAGGTGCAGAG GTTCAAGGCGACGCTGTGGCTTTGCGAGCAGCACCCGCTGTCTCTGGCCGAGCAGGTGACGCCCATCATCGACCTTATGGCCATCTCCAACGCGCACTTCGCCAAGCTGCGCGACTTCATCACCCTCAAGCTGCCCCCCGGCTTCCCCGTCAAGATTG AGATCCCCCTGTTCCACGTCCTCAACGCCCGCATCACCTTCAGCAACCTCTGCGGCTGCGACCAACCGCTGGGCTCCGTACGGGTCTGCAACCCCACGCAGCCCCCCGGTGCCAGGGCAGCCGGGCCTGGAG GATGGCCGTTCCCGTGCGAGGTGGAGCCGGCGGTGTTCGAGGTGCCGCCGGGATACACGGTGCTGGGCGCGGGGCGCAGCGAGCCGCTGCGGGACGAAGACGACGACCTTCTGCAGTTCGCCATCCAGCAGAGCCTGCTGGACGCCGGCACCGAGACCGAGCAG GTGACCGTGTGGGAGGCGCTGACCAACGCCCGGCCGGGGCCGCGCCCGCCGCCCTACGACGAGGAGCTGGAGCG gccgGGCCCGGACCGGCGGACACCGGCACCGCCCCCGCCAACCCCGGCTACGGCGGCTTCGCGGAGCAGCTGCGGCTGGCCATGGCTCTGTCGGAGCGCGAGCAGGAGGAGCGCGAGCGGCGCCGGCGGGAGGAGGACGAGGAGCTGCAGCGCATCCTGCGCCTCTCGCTCACCGACAAGTGAGCGATGA
- the ANKRD13D gene encoding ankyrin repeat domain-containing protein 13D isoform X1, translating to MARAADTFPLHRLVWHNRHQALDSALRSGTHDVELTDPRGRTPLELAVSLGHLESVRVLLRHNANVGRENANGWTVLQEAVSTGDPEIVQLVLQYRDYQRATRRLAGIPELLSKLRRASDFYVEMKWEFTSWVPLVSKVCPSDVYRVWKRGESLRVDTTLLGFEHMTWQRGRRSYIFKGEEEGAVVMEVDHDKQVVYTETLALALHEPDLLLAAMQPSEEHVAGRLTSPIVSTHLDTRNIAFERNKSGIWGWRSEKMEVVSGYEAKVPLAGPPHPLLQVYSASNVELVTKTRTEHLSDQDKSRTKGSRTPFHSFLGLAQQHSTHNGAPAPPAASPTNPTAITLEEYFDPHFDLEARNIGRPIEVSSKVQRFKATLWLCEQHPLSLAEQVTPIIDLMAISNAHFAKLRDFITLKLPPGFPVKIEIPLFHVLNARITFSNLCGCDQPLGSVRVCNPTQPPGARAAGPGGWPFPCEVEPAVFEVPPGYTVLGAGRSEPLRDEDDDLLQFAIQQSLLDAGTETEQVTVWEALTNARPGPRPPPYDEELERALQESLLLQAGPGPADTGTAPANPGYGGFAEQLRLAMALSEREQEERERRRREEDEELQRILRLSLTDK from the exons ATGGCCCGCGCCGCAGACACCTTCCCGCTGCACCGCCTCGTGTGGCACAACCGGCACCAGGCGCTGGACAGTGCGCTGCGCTCCGGCACG CACGACGTGGAGCTGACGGACCCCCGTGGGCGGACCCCGCTGGAGCTGGCCGTGTCCCTGGGCCACCTGGAGTCGGTGCGGGTGCTGCTGCGGCACAACGCCAACGTGGGCCGGGAGAACGCCAACGGCTGGACGG tgctgcaggaggcagtgAGTACCGGAGATCCCGAGATAGTGCAGCTGGTGCTCCAGTACCGTGACTACCAGCGGGCAACGCGGCGGCTTGCTGGCATCCCCGAGCTGCTCAGCAAGCTGCGCCGG GCCTCTGACTTCTACGTGGAGATGAAGTGGGAATTTACCAGCTGGG tgcctcTGGTGTCCAAGGTGTGCCCCAGCGATGTGTACCGTGTCTGGAAACGGGGTGAGAGCCTGCGGGTCGACACCACGCTGCTGGGCTTTGAGCACATGACGTGGCAGCGGGGCCGCCGCAGCTACATCTTCAAGGGAGAAG AGGAGGGAGCGGTGGTGATGGAGGTGGACCACGACAAGCAGGTGGTGTACACTGAGACGCTGGCACTGGCCCTGCACGAGCCGgacctgctgctggcagccatgCAGCCCTCGGAGGAGCATGTGGCTGGGCGGCTGACATCACCCATCGTCTCCACGCACCTGGACACCAGGAACATTGCCTTTGAGCG GAACAAGTCAGGGATCTGGGGATGGCGCTCGGAGAAGATGGAGGTGGTCAGCGGCTATGAGGCCAAGGTGCCACTGGCAGG ACCACCTCATCCTCTCCTGCAGGTGTACAGCGCCAGCAATGTGGAGCTGGTCACCAAGACGAGGACAGAGCACCTCTCGGACCAGGACAAGTCCCGCACTAAAG GCTCCCGCACCCCCTTCCACTCCTTCCTGggcctggcacagcagcacagcactcacaATGGG GCACCCGCGCCCCCAGCCGCCAGCCCCACCAACCCCACGGCCATCACCCTGGAGGAGTACTTCGACCCACACTTTGACCTGGAGGCGCGCAACATCGGGCGCCCCATCGAGGTGTCCAGCAAGGTGCAGAG GTTCAAGGCGACGCTGTGGCTTTGCGAGCAGCACCCGCTGTCTCTGGCCGAGCAGGTGACGCCCATCATCGACCTTATGGCCATCTCCAACGCGCACTTCGCCAAGCTGCGCGACTTCATCACCCTCAAGCTGCCCCCCGGCTTCCCCGTCAAGATTG AGATCCCCCTGTTCCACGTCCTCAACGCCCGCATCACCTTCAGCAACCTCTGCGGCTGCGACCAACCGCTGGGCTCCGTACGGGTCTGCAACCCCACGCAGCCCCCCGGTGCCAGGGCAGCCGGGCCTGGAG GATGGCCGTTCCCGTGCGAGGTGGAGCCGGCGGTGTTCGAGGTGCCGCCGGGATACACGGTGCTGGGCGCGGGGCGCAGCGAGCCGCTGCGGGACGAAGACGACGACCTTCTGCAGTTCGCCATCCAGCAGAGCCTGCTGGACGCCGGCACCGAGACCGAGCAG GTGACCGTGTGGGAGGCGCTGACCAACGCCCGGCCGGGGCCGCGCCCGCCGCCCTACGACGAGGAGCTGGAGCG GGCGCTGCAGgagagcctgctgctgcaggccgGGCCCGGACCGGCGGACACCGGCACCGCCCCCGCCAACCCCGGCTACGGCGGCTTCGCGGAGCAGCTGCGGCTGGCCATGGCTCTGTCGGAGCGCGAGCAGGAGGAGCGCGAGCGGCGCCGGCGGGAGGAGGACGAGGAGCTGCAGCGCATCCTGCGCCTCTCGCTCACCGACAAGTGA
- the ANKRD13D gene encoding ankyrin repeat domain-containing protein 13D isoform X4 produces MARAADTFPLHRLVWHNRHQALDSALRSGTHDVELTDPRGRTPLELAVSLGHLESVRVLLRHNANVGRENANGWTVLQEAVSTGDPEIVQLVLQYRDYQRATRRLAGIPELLSKLRRASDFYVEMKWEFTSWVPLVSKVCPSDVYRVWKRGESLRVDTTLLGFEHMTWQRGRRSYIFKGEEEGAVVMEVDHDKQVVYTETLALALHEPDLLLAAMQPSEEHVAGRLTSPIVSTHLDTRNIAFERNKSGIWGWRSEKMEVVSGYEAKVYSASNVELVTKTRTEHLSDQDKSRTKGSRTPFHSFLGLAQQHSTHNGAPAPPAASPTNPTAITLEEYFDPHFDLEARNIGRPIEVSSKVQRFKATLWLCEQHPLSLAEQVTPIIDLMAISNAHFAKLRDFITLKLPPGFPVKIEIPLFHVLNARITFSNLCGCDQPLGSVRVCNPTQPPGARAPGVPSGGGAAGWPFPCEVEPAVFEVPPGYTVLGAGRSEPLRDEDDDLLQFAIQQSLLDAGTETEQVTVWEALTNARPGPRPPPYDEELERALQESLLLQAGPGPADTGTAPANPGYGGFAEQLRLAMALSEREQEERERRRREEDEELQRILRLSLTDK; encoded by the exons ATGGCCCGCGCCGCAGACACCTTCCCGCTGCACCGCCTCGTGTGGCACAACCGGCACCAGGCGCTGGACAGTGCGCTGCGCTCCGGCACG CACGACGTGGAGCTGACGGACCCCCGTGGGCGGACCCCGCTGGAGCTGGCCGTGTCCCTGGGCCACCTGGAGTCGGTGCGGGTGCTGCTGCGGCACAACGCCAACGTGGGCCGGGAGAACGCCAACGGCTGGACGG tgctgcaggaggcagtgAGTACCGGAGATCCCGAGATAGTGCAGCTGGTGCTCCAGTACCGTGACTACCAGCGGGCAACGCGGCGGCTTGCTGGCATCCCCGAGCTGCTCAGCAAGCTGCGCCGG GCCTCTGACTTCTACGTGGAGATGAAGTGGGAATTTACCAGCTGGG tgcctcTGGTGTCCAAGGTGTGCCCCAGCGATGTGTACCGTGTCTGGAAACGGGGTGAGAGCCTGCGGGTCGACACCACGCTGCTGGGCTTTGAGCACATGACGTGGCAGCGGGGCCGCCGCAGCTACATCTTCAAGGGAGAAG AGGAGGGAGCGGTGGTGATGGAGGTGGACCACGACAAGCAGGTGGTGTACACTGAGACGCTGGCACTGGCCCTGCACGAGCCGgacctgctgctggcagccatgCAGCCCTCGGAGGAGCATGTGGCTGGGCGGCTGACATCACCCATCGTCTCCACGCACCTGGACACCAGGAACATTGCCTTTGAGCG GAACAAGTCAGGGATCTGGGGATGGCGCTCGGAGAAGATGGAGGTGGTCAGCGGCTATGAGGCCAAG GTGTACAGCGCCAGCAATGTGGAGCTGGTCACCAAGACGAGGACAGAGCACCTCTCGGACCAGGACAAGTCCCGCACTAAAG GCTCCCGCACCCCCTTCCACTCCTTCCTGggcctggcacagcagcacagcactcacaATGGG GCACCCGCGCCCCCAGCCGCCAGCCCCACCAACCCCACGGCCATCACCCTGGAGGAGTACTTCGACCCACACTTTGACCTGGAGGCGCGCAACATCGGGCGCCCCATCGAGGTGTCCAGCAAGGTGCAGAG GTTCAAGGCGACGCTGTGGCTTTGCGAGCAGCACCCGCTGTCTCTGGCCGAGCAGGTGACGCCCATCATCGACCTTATGGCCATCTCCAACGCGCACTTCGCCAAGCTGCGCGACTTCATCACCCTCAAGCTGCCCCCCGGCTTCCCCGTCAAGATTG AGATCCCCCTGTTCCACGTCCTCAACGCCCGCATCACCTTCAGCAACCTCTGCGGCTGCGACCAACCGCTGGGCTCCGTACGGGTCTGCAACCCCACGCAGCCCCCCGGTGCCAG GGCGCCGGGGGTGCCCAGCGGTGGCGGTGCTGCAGGATGGCCGTTCCCGTGCGAGGTGGAGCCGGCGGTGTTCGAGGTGCCGCCGGGATACACGGTGCTGGGCGCGGGGCGCAGCGAGCCGCTGCGGGACGAAGACGACGACCTTCTGCAGTTCGCCATCCAGCAGAGCCTGCTGGACGCCGGCACCGAGACCGAGCAG GTGACCGTGTGGGAGGCGCTGACCAACGCCCGGCCGGGGCCGCGCCCGCCGCCCTACGACGAGGAGCTGGAGCG GGCGCTGCAGgagagcctgctgctgcaggccgGGCCCGGACCGGCGGACACCGGCACCGCCCCCGCCAACCCCGGCTACGGCGGCTTCGCGGAGCAGCTGCGGCTGGCCATGGCTCTGTCGGAGCGCGAGCAGGAGGAGCGCGAGCGGCGCCGGCGGGAGGAGGACGAGGAGCTGCAGCGCATCCTGCGCCTCTCGCTCACCGACAAGTGA
- the ANKRD13D gene encoding ankyrin repeat domain-containing protein 13D isoform X3: MARAADTFPLHRLVWHNRHQALDSALRSGTHDVELTDPRGRTPLELAVSLGHLESVRVLLRHNANVGRENANGWTVLQEAVSTGDPEIVQLVLQYRDYQRATRRLAGIPELLSKLRRASDFYVEMKWEFTSWVPLVSKVCPSDVYRVWKRGESLRVDTTLLGFEHMTWQRGRRSYIFKGEEEGAVVMEVDHDKQVVYTETLALALHEPDLLLAAMQPSEEHVAGRLTSPIVSTHLDTRNIAFERNKSGIWGWRSEKMEVVSGYEAKVYSASNVELVTKTRTEHLSDQDKSRTKGSRTPFHSFLGLAQQHSTHNGAPAPPAASPTNPTAITLEEYFDPHFDLEARNIGRPIEVSSKVQRFKATLWLCEQHPLSLAEQVTPIIDLMAISNAHFAKLRDFITLKLPPGFPVKIEIPLFHVLNARITFSNLCGCDQPLGSVRVCNPTQPPGARAAGPGGWPFPCEVEPAVFEVPPGYTVLGAGRSEPLRDEDDDLLQFAIQQSLLDAGTETEQVTVWEALTNARPGPRPPPYDEELERALQESLLLQAGPGPADTGTAPANPGYGGFAEQLRLAMALSEREQEERERRRREEDEELQRILRLSLTDK, translated from the exons ATGGCCCGCGCCGCAGACACCTTCCCGCTGCACCGCCTCGTGTGGCACAACCGGCACCAGGCGCTGGACAGTGCGCTGCGCTCCGGCACG CACGACGTGGAGCTGACGGACCCCCGTGGGCGGACCCCGCTGGAGCTGGCCGTGTCCCTGGGCCACCTGGAGTCGGTGCGGGTGCTGCTGCGGCACAACGCCAACGTGGGCCGGGAGAACGCCAACGGCTGGACGG tgctgcaggaggcagtgAGTACCGGAGATCCCGAGATAGTGCAGCTGGTGCTCCAGTACCGTGACTACCAGCGGGCAACGCGGCGGCTTGCTGGCATCCCCGAGCTGCTCAGCAAGCTGCGCCGG GCCTCTGACTTCTACGTGGAGATGAAGTGGGAATTTACCAGCTGGG tgcctcTGGTGTCCAAGGTGTGCCCCAGCGATGTGTACCGTGTCTGGAAACGGGGTGAGAGCCTGCGGGTCGACACCACGCTGCTGGGCTTTGAGCACATGACGTGGCAGCGGGGCCGCCGCAGCTACATCTTCAAGGGAGAAG AGGAGGGAGCGGTGGTGATGGAGGTGGACCACGACAAGCAGGTGGTGTACACTGAGACGCTGGCACTGGCCCTGCACGAGCCGgacctgctgctggcagccatgCAGCCCTCGGAGGAGCATGTGGCTGGGCGGCTGACATCACCCATCGTCTCCACGCACCTGGACACCAGGAACATTGCCTTTGAGCG GAACAAGTCAGGGATCTGGGGATGGCGCTCGGAGAAGATGGAGGTGGTCAGCGGCTATGAGGCCAAG GTGTACAGCGCCAGCAATGTGGAGCTGGTCACCAAGACGAGGACAGAGCACCTCTCGGACCAGGACAAGTCCCGCACTAAAG GCTCCCGCACCCCCTTCCACTCCTTCCTGggcctggcacagcagcacagcactcacaATGGG GCACCCGCGCCCCCAGCCGCCAGCCCCACCAACCCCACGGCCATCACCCTGGAGGAGTACTTCGACCCACACTTTGACCTGGAGGCGCGCAACATCGGGCGCCCCATCGAGGTGTCCAGCAAGGTGCAGAG GTTCAAGGCGACGCTGTGGCTTTGCGAGCAGCACCCGCTGTCTCTGGCCGAGCAGGTGACGCCCATCATCGACCTTATGGCCATCTCCAACGCGCACTTCGCCAAGCTGCGCGACTTCATCACCCTCAAGCTGCCCCCCGGCTTCCCCGTCAAGATTG AGATCCCCCTGTTCCACGTCCTCAACGCCCGCATCACCTTCAGCAACCTCTGCGGCTGCGACCAACCGCTGGGCTCCGTACGGGTCTGCAACCCCACGCAGCCCCCCGGTGCCAGGGCAGCCGGGCCTGGAG GATGGCCGTTCCCGTGCGAGGTGGAGCCGGCGGTGTTCGAGGTGCCGCCGGGATACACGGTGCTGGGCGCGGGGCGCAGCGAGCCGCTGCGGGACGAAGACGACGACCTTCTGCAGTTCGCCATCCAGCAGAGCCTGCTGGACGCCGGCACCGAGACCGAGCAG GTGACCGTGTGGGAGGCGCTGACCAACGCCCGGCCGGGGCCGCGCCCGCCGCCCTACGACGAGGAGCTGGAGCG GGCGCTGCAGgagagcctgctgctgcaggccgGGCCCGGACCGGCGGACACCGGCACCGCCCCCGCCAACCCCGGCTACGGCGGCTTCGCGGAGCAGCTGCGGCTGGCCATGGCTCTGTCGGAGCGCGAGCAGGAGGAGCGCGAGCGGCGCCGGCGGGAGGAGGACGAGGAGCTGCAGCGCATCCTGCGCCTCTCGCTCACCGACAAGTGA